A segment of the Sphingomonas cannabina genome:
TGCTCGACGAGGTCGTCGACGCGCTCGCCATCGCCCCCGGCGAGCGCCACGTCGACGCGACCTTCGGAGCGGGCGGCTACACGGTCGCGTTCCTCGAGCGGGGAGCCGAGGTGGCCGCCTTCGATCGCGACCCTACCGCGATCGAAGGCGGTCGACCCCTCGCCGCCGAGGCGGATGGCCGGCTGATCCTGATCGAGGCGCCGTTCTCGGCGATGGAGAGCGAGCTCTCCGCCCGCGGCCTCGTCCCCGTCGACGGCGTGACGATGGACATCGGCGTCTCGTCGATGCAGCTCGACCAGCCCGATCGCGGCTTCTCCTTCCAGGCCGACGGCCCGCTCGACATGCGGATGAGCCGTTCGGGCATGACCGCCGCCGACTTCGTCAACACCGCCGACGAGGGCGAGATCGCCGACGTGCTCTACCATTATGGCGAGGAGCCGCGCGCCCGCCGCGTCGCGAAAGCGATCGTCGCCGCGCGCCCGCTCGCGCGCACCGGCGAGCTGGCCGAGGTCGTGCGCAAGGCGCTCGGCCACAAGCCGCATGACAAGAAGGATCCGGCGACCCGCACCTTCCAGGCGATCCGCATCCATCTGAACCGCGAGCTCGACGAGCTGAGCGAAGGGCTGGAGGCGGCCGAGCGCGTGCTGAAGCCGGGCGGCCGGCTGGCGGTGGTGACCTTCCACAGCCTCGAGGACCGCATGGTCAAGCGCTTCCTGCGCGAGCGCAGCGGCGGCGAGCCCGCGGGATCGCGCCACCGCCCGGCGGCGCAGGCGGCGAACGATCCGAGCTTCGAGACACCGGCGCGGGCGGTCCGCGCCAGCGAGAGCGAGATCGCGCGTAACCCGCGCGCGCGGTCGGCGACGTTGCGGGTGGCGCGGCGCACCGCCGCTGCGCCGTGGCGTACCCTGGGAGACAAGTAATGGCGTCCATGAGCTTCAAGGGATTCGGCTGGGTCCTCGGCATCGCGACGGTGCTGCCGGCCTGCTACATGGTGACCTCGGCGGTCGCCTCGGAGCGCGGCCGCGTCGAATCGGTCGATCGCGCGATCGTGCAGGCGAAGCGCGACATCCGCAGCCTCGAGACCGAGTTCGAGACGCGCGCCAGCCTCGCCCAGCTCGAGCGCTACAATGGCGAGGTGCTCGCGCTCACCGCGCCGCGCCCCGAGCAATATCTGGCGAGCGACACCGCGCTCGCCTCGCTGCAGCCGCTCGGCGGCGGGCAGGCGCCGCAATATGCCTCGCTGGTGGTGCCCTCGGGCATCCAGGCGGCGCAGCCGCAGACCGCCGCGGTCGAGGCTCCGGCCGCCGCCCCGGCTCCGGCGCGGACCGCCGCCCCCGCCGCGGTCGAGGTCGCGTCGAACGAGGGCGCGTCGAACGAGGTCAGGCGCGCGGTCGCCGCCGGCCGCGCGCAGGCGGTGGCGATGCTCGACCACCGGCTGATCAGCGAATCCACCCTCGGCGACGTCGTCGCGCGCGCCCGCAGCGAGACGGCGGCGTTGCGTTGATCGTCCTCGTCGCTCCTGCTGCGGCCGAGCGCCGCCGGGAGGGCGGCCGGCATTCGCTGGTCGCGGTGGCGCATCTGCGCCTGACGATCCTGATGCTGCTGTTCGTCTTCTCGACGATCCTGATCGTCGGCCGGCTCGGCTGGCTGGCGCTGTCGGCGGAGCCCGCGACCACGCGTGACGCCGCCGCGGCGCTGGTGCCGCTGCGCGGCGACATCGTCGACCGCAACGGCGCGTCGCTCGCGCGCACCATCGACGCCTGGTCGATCGGGGTGCAGCCCGGCAACATCATCGGCGACAAGGTCGAGCTGGCGCAGAAGCTCGCCGCGTTGATGCCGGAGCGCGATCCGTCCTATTACTACCGCCTGCTCACGCTGAAGGCGCCCTTCACCTACATCCGCCACCGCGCGATGCCCGAGCTGGTGACCGCGGTGAACGCGCTCGGCGAGCCCGGTATCACCTTCGCGCGCGAGCCGGAGCGGCTCTATCCGCAATCGGCGCTGGCGGCGCAGGCGCTCGGCTATCTCAACGCCGAGCGGCGCGGCGTGCGCGGCATGGAGAAGGCGCTCGACGCGCGGCTCACCAACCGCGCGCTGCGGTCGCAGCCGGTCGCGCTGTCGCTCGACCTGCGCGTGCAGGGCGCGCTCGAAAGCGAGCTCGGCCGGGCAATGACCTCGTTCCAGGCCAAGGGCGCGGCCGGCATCGTCCTCGACGTCCACACCGGCGAGGTCATCGCCATGTCGTCGCTGCCGACCTTCAACCCGAACAAGGTCCGCAGCGGGGAGGGCACGCTGCTCAACAACGTGACGCAGAGCGTCTACGAGCTCGGCTCGGCGTTCAAGCCGATCGCGATCGCCGCTGCGATCGACACCGGCACCGTCACCTCGATGGCGCGCAAGTTCGACGCGACCCAGCCGCTCCAGGTCGGCCGCTTCAAGATCAAGGACGATCACGCGCAGAAGCGCTGGCTCAACATCCCCGAGACGCTGATCCACTCGTCCAACATCGCGACGGCGCGCATCGCCGACGAGATGGGGCAGGAGAAGCTGTCGGCGATGTTCCGCAAGGTCGGCTTCGACACCGCGCCGGACATCGAGATCGAGAAGGCGCATCCGCTGTGGCCGCGCTTCTGGGCGCGCACCACGGTGATGACCACTGCCTACGGCCATGGCATCGCGGTGACGCCGCTCCACCTCGCCAGCGCCTATGCCGCGCTGGTCAACGGCGGCATCTGGCGGCCGGCGACGCTGCTCAAGGTCGAGCCGGGCCATGCTCCCGAGGGCCGCCGCGTCATCTCGGAGGCGACCAGCGCGCGGATGCGCCAGCTGCTCCGCCTGATCGTGCTCGACGGCACCGGCCGCAAGGGCGAGGCGCCCGGCTACCGCGTCGGCGGCAAGACCGGCACCGCGGAGAAGCCAGGAGCGGGCGGCTATTCGAAACATGTCAACGTTTCGACGTTCGCGGCGGCTTTCCCGATGGACGCACCGCGCTATGTGGTGATCGCAATGCTCGATTCGCCCATCGGCAATGCCGAATCCTTTGGCCTGACCACCGCCGCCTACACCGCTGCGCCGGTGGTGAGCCGTCTCATCACGCGCGCGGGGCCGCTGCTCGGCGTGCAGCCCGACATGAACCGCGACGTCGACGTGTCGGACCTGGAGCCGCTGATCTGGCACAAGCCCGGCGAGGACCCGGGGCTGGCCGAGTGAGGCTGGGGAAATTTTCTCTGCCCTCGCCCCTCCGGAGGAGGGGAGAGGGTTGCGCAGACTTAGGTCTTGCGCAGCAAGGCCTTAGTCGGAGCTGGGAGAGGGGTGGGCGCTTGCGCAGCAAGCGCGCGAGGCTCCGCCTCGCTCTACCCCTCTCCCAACCTCCGCTAGGCGCCCCGGCTACGCCGGCGCACCAAGCTGCGGTAACCCTCTCCCCTATCAAGGGGAGAGGGCAGCAATGAAACTCGGCCAGCTCACCGGCAACGGCGAGGACGCAGCCGTGACCGGTTTCGCCATCGATCACCGCAAGGTCGCGCCGGGCACCGTGTTCGGCGCTTTCGAGGGCACGCGCGTCAACGGCGAGGATTTCATCCCCCAGGCGGTGGCGAGCGGCGCCATCGCCGTGGTCGCGCGGCCGGAGGCGCGGGTCGAGGGCGTGCTCCACATCGCCGACACGCACCCGCGCGAGCGTTTCGCCCGGCTGGCGGCGAAGTTCTTCGCGCCCTTCCCGGAGACGGCGGTCGCGGTCACCGGCACCAACGGCAAGACCTCGACGGTCGAGCTCACCCGCCAGCTCTGGCGGATGGCGGGCTTCCATGCCGCCTCGATCGGCACGCTCGGCGTCACCACCGCCGACGACCGCGTGACGACCGGGCTGACGACGCCGGACATCGTCACCTTCCTCTCCAACGTGGCGGGCCTGGCGCGCGAGGGGGTGAGCCATCTCGCCTTCGAGGCGTCGAGCCACGGCCTGTCGCAATACCGTACCGAGGGGCTGCCGGTCCGCGCCGGCGCCTTCACCAACTTGAGCCGCGACCATCTCGACTATCACGGCGACATGGCCGCCTATTTCACCGCCAAGCTCCGCCTGTTCGCCGAGGTGATCGATCCCGACGGGACGGCGGTGGTGTGGGTCGACGATCCCCATTCCGAGCGGGTGATCGACCTCGCCCGGATGCGCGGGCTCAAGCTGGTCACGGTCGGCGAGCACGGCGACACGCTGCGGCTGGTGTCGCGCGATCCGACCTTGCTCGGCCAGGCGCTGGTGATCGCGGCGGAGGGGCGCGAGCACAAGGTCACGCTGCCGCTGATCGGCGCCTATCAGGCCGCCAATGCGCTCACCGCCGCGGCGCTGGTGATCGCGACCGGCGGCGATGTCGCCACGACGCTCGCCAATCTCGCCCGCCTGGCGCCGGTGCGCGGCCGTCTGGAGCGCGCGGTGATCACCAAGGCTGGGGCGCCGGTCTATGTCGACTATGCCCATACTCCCGACGCGCTCGAGGCGGCGATCGCCGCCCTCAAGCCGCATACGGCGGGCCGCCTGATCGTCGCCTTCGGCGCCGGCGGCGACCGCGACACCGGCAAGCGCGAGGAGATGGGCGCGGTGGCGGCCGCACGCGCGGACGTCCTGATCGTCACCGATGACAATCCCCGCAGCGAGGATCCCGCCGCGATCCGCGCCGCGATCCTCAAGGGCGCGCCGAACGCGACCGAGATCGGCGACCGCCGCGCCGCCATCGCCCACGCCATCGCCGAGGCCGGGCCGGAGGACATCGTCCTCATCGCCGGCAAGGGTCATGAGCAGGGCCAGATCGTCGGCGACCTCGTGTTGCCCTTCGACGACGTCACTGTCGCACGCGAGGTGGCGGCATGAGCGCACCCCTGTGGACATCCGCCGAGATCGAAAGGGCAACCGGCGGCACCGCGAACCGTAGCTTCGCGTGTGGACATGTGACATTCGACTCTCGCGAAGTGACCAACGGCTCCCTGTTCATCGCCCTCAAGGGCGAGACCACCGATGGACATCTCTACCTCGACAAGGCGATCGCCGCCGGCGCGACCGGCACGCTGGTCAGCCAGCCGACCGACCACCCCGCCGTCCAGGTGCCGGACACCATGGCGGCGATGGAGGCCCTCGCCCGGGCGGCCCGCGCCCGCACCGCTGCGACGGTGATCGGCGTCACCGGCTCGGTCGGCAAGACGGGCACCAAGGAAGCGCTCGCGGAGGCACTTTCCCGCGCGAATCAAGGCTTTGTCCACCGCTCGGTCAAGAGCTACAACAACCACACCGGCGTGCCGCTCAGCCTCGCGCGGATGCCGGCGGCAAGCCGCTTCGGCGTGTTCGAGATGGGCATGAACCACGCCGGCGAGCTCTCGGCGCTCACCCGCCTCGTCCGTCCCCACATCGCCCTCATCACCGCCATCGCTCCCGCCCATACCGCCTTCTTCCCCGACGAAAGCGCCATCGCCGACGCGAAAGGCGAGATTTTCCAGGGTCTTGAACCGGGCGGCACCGCGATCGTCCCCTACGACAGCCCCCACCGCGACCGCCTGATCGCGGCGGCCGAGCCCCATGCCGGCCGCATCGTCACCTTCGGCCTCGACCAGGGCGCCGACGTCCACGCGATCGAGACGATGCCGGCGGCGAACGGCGGCACCTTCGTCAGCGCCGCGATCGGCGAGGACCGCGAGCTCAGCTTCACCGTCGCCCACCCCGGAAACCATTGGGTTTCCAACGCATTGGCGGTTCTGGCGGCGGTCGATGCGGCAGGCGGCGACCTCGGCCTCGCCGGCCTCGCGCTCGGCGAGCTGCCGGGCCTCCCCGGCCGCGGCGCGCGCCTGCTGGTCGAGGTACAGGACGGCACCGCGCTGGTCATCGACGAAAGCTACAACGCCAACCCCGTCTCGATGCGCGCGACGCTGGCGGTGCTCGCCCGCGAGCCCGGCCGCCGCATCGCCGTGCTCGGCGGGATGCGCGAGCTCGGCGACCAGAGCGCCGCCTATCATGCCGGCCTGGTCGGACCGATCGACGAAGCGGGGCTTTCCTACGCCATCCTGGTGGGCGAGGAGATGGCCCCGCTCGCGCAAGCCCTTGAGGGCCATCTCGATTTCGTCCATGTGCCCGACGCCGCAGCCGCGCGCGACCGCCTTCAGGCGGTGCTGGCGCCGGGCGATGCGGTTCTCGTCAAGGGATCGAACGGAATCGGGCTGGCGGCGGTGGTCGCGGCGTTGGCCAGGCAATCGGTTGGGGTAGGGGGCTGATGCTGTACTGGATCGCCGAGCAGCTGGGCTTCCCGGGAGTCCTGAACCTCTTGCGCTACCTGAGCTTCCGCACCGGCGGCGCCGTGGCGACGGCGCTGCTATTCGGCCTGATCATCGGCCCGCGCTTCATCGGCTGGCTGCGCATCCGCCAGGGCAAGGGCCAGCCGATCCGCACCGACGGCCCGCAGAGCCAT
Coding sequences within it:
- a CDS encoding UDP-N-acetylmuramoyl-tripeptide--D-alanyl-D-alanine ligase, translating into MSAPLWTSAEIERATGGTANRSFACGHVTFDSREVTNGSLFIALKGETTDGHLYLDKAIAAGATGTLVSQPTDHPAVQVPDTMAAMEALARAARARTAATVIGVTGSVGKTGTKEALAEALSRANQGFVHRSVKSYNNHTGVPLSLARMPAASRFGVFEMGMNHAGELSALTRLVRPHIALITAIAPAHTAFFPDESAIADAKGEIFQGLEPGGTAIVPYDSPHRDRLIAAAEPHAGRIVTFGLDQGADVHAIETMPAANGGTFVSAAIGEDRELSFTVAHPGNHWVSNALAVLAAVDAAGGDLGLAGLALGELPGLPGRGARLLVEVQDGTALVIDESYNANPVSMRATLAVLAREPGRRIAVLGGMRELGDQSAAYHAGLVGPIDEAGLSYAILVGEEMAPLAQALEGHLDFVHVPDAAAARDRLQAVLAPGDAVLVKGSNGIGLAAVVAALARQSVGVGG
- the rsmH gene encoding 16S rRNA (cytosine(1402)-N(4))-methyltransferase RsmH; this translates as MIAARAHIPVLLDEVVDALAIAPGERHVDATFGAGGYTVAFLERGAEVAAFDRDPTAIEGGRPLAAEADGRLILIEAPFSAMESELSARGLVPVDGVTMDIGVSSMQLDQPDRGFSFQADGPLDMRMSRSGMTAADFVNTADEGEIADVLYHYGEEPRARRVAKAIVAARPLARTGELAEVVRKALGHKPHDKKDPATRTFQAIRIHLNRELDELSEGLEAAERVLKPGGRLAVVTFHSLEDRMVKRFLRERSGGEPAGSRHRPAAQAANDPSFETPARAVRASESEIARNPRARSATLRVARRTAAAPWRTLGDK
- a CDS encoding UDP-N-acetylmuramoyl-L-alanyl-D-glutamate--2,6-diaminopimelate ligase, whose product is MKLGQLTGNGEDAAVTGFAIDHRKVAPGTVFGAFEGTRVNGEDFIPQAVASGAIAVVARPEARVEGVLHIADTHPRERFARLAAKFFAPFPETAVAVTGTNGKTSTVELTRQLWRMAGFHAASIGTLGVTTADDRVTTGLTTPDIVTFLSNVAGLAREGVSHLAFEASSHGLSQYRTEGLPVRAGAFTNLSRDHLDYHGDMAAYFTAKLRLFAEVIDPDGTAVVWVDDPHSERVIDLARMRGLKLVTVGEHGDTLRLVSRDPTLLGQALVIAAEGREHKVTLPLIGAYQAANALTAAALVIATGGDVATTLANLARLAPVRGRLERAVITKAGAPVYVDYAHTPDALEAAIAALKPHTAGRLIVAFGAGGDRDTGKREEMGAVAAARADVLIVTDDNPRSEDPAAIRAAILKGAPNATEIGDRRAAIAHAIAEAGPEDIVLIAGKGHEQGQIVGDLVLPFDDVTVAREVAA
- a CDS encoding peptidoglycan D,D-transpeptidase FtsI family protein, whose product is MIVLVAPAAAERRREGGRHSLVAVAHLRLTILMLLFVFSTILIVGRLGWLALSAEPATTRDAAAALVPLRGDIVDRNGASLARTIDAWSIGVQPGNIIGDKVELAQKLAALMPERDPSYYYRLLTLKAPFTYIRHRAMPELVTAVNALGEPGITFAREPERLYPQSALAAQALGYLNAERRGVRGMEKALDARLTNRALRSQPVALSLDLRVQGALESELGRAMTSFQAKGAAGIVLDVHTGEVIAMSSLPTFNPNKVRSGEGTLLNNVTQSVYELGSAFKPIAIAAAIDTGTVTSMARKFDATQPLQVGRFKIKDDHAQKRWLNIPETLIHSSNIATARIADEMGQEKLSAMFRKVGFDTAPDIEIEKAHPLWPRFWARTTVMTTAYGHGIAVTPLHLASAYAALVNGGIWRPATLLKVEPGHAPEGRRVISEATSARMRQLLRLIVLDGTGRKGEAPGYRVGGKTGTAEKPGAGGYSKHVNVSTFAAAFPMDAPRYVVIAMLDSPIGNAESFGLTTAAYTAAPVVSRLITRAGPLLGVQPDMNRDVDVSDLEPLIWHKPGEDPGLAE